A section of the Falco biarmicus isolate bFalBia1 chromosome 3, bFalBia1.pri, whole genome shotgun sequence genome encodes:
- the DNAJC8 gene encoding dnaJ homolog subfamily C member 8 gives MRRGRRNAPFLLATNEKEAPQPIAQRLQPGAPTFDLFLVVVDLLLMVFPHRRPHGWRRRRRRPSRRLCPARPAAGRDGGGGGGTHGPHRRAPATGHPRRAHPPGRRPSPSSSAAAAPRGPRAARPAPPPPPPPLPPALGAPRGRGPARPHASRRAHAQPSRPALRGPPGAGGRALAAGGSGLAALARPAARRLRPPPRTHTPGGAAGTAGQRGGSCRRGARGGHVPGAPPCSRVCARHHVVLAMAAAAGEPGAGGAAEEAFLTFYNEVKQIEKRDSVLTSKNQIDRLTRPGSSYFNLNPFEVLQMDPEATDEEIKKRFRQLSILVHPDKNQDDADRAQKAFEAVDKAYKLLLDQEQKKRALDVIQAGKEYVEHTVKEKKKQLKKDGKPPTVEEDDPEVFKQAVYKQTMKLFAELEIKRKEREAKEMHERKRQREEEIEAQEKAKREREWQKNFEESRDGRVDSWRNFQANTKGKKEKKNRTFLRPPKVKMEQRE, from the exons ATGAGGCGTGGGAGGCGGAACGCACCGTTCCTCCTGGCGACCAATGAGAAGGAGGCACCTCAACCAATCGCGCAGCGCCTTCAACCCGGCGCGCCG ACGTTCGATCTCTTTCTTGTGGTGGTCGATCTCCTCCTCATGGTGTTTCC GCACCGCCGGCCTCACGGatggcgccgccgccgccgccgcccttcCCGGCGCCTTTGCCCAGCTCGCCCAGCTGCGGGGAGAGACGGCGGTGGTGGAGGAGGCACCCACGGCCCGCACCGACGGGCACCCGCGACCGGGCACCCGCGACGGGCGCACCCACCTGGTCGGCGCCCGAGCCCGAGCTCCAGCGCTGCTGCTGCGCCACGAGGGCCCCGCGcagcccgccccgcgccgccgccgccaccgccgccatTGCCGCCTGCCCTTGGAGCGCCGCGCGGACGAGGCCCGGCACGGCCCCACGCGTCACGGCGCGCGCATGCGCAGCCCTCGCGCCCGGCGCTCCGCGGCCCGCCCGGCGCTGGGGGCCGGGCCCTTGCGGCCGGCGGGTCCGGTCTGGCCGCGCtcgcccgccccgcggcgcggcggctCCGGCCCCCGCCCCGAACACACACCCCGGGCGGAGCGGCCGGGACcgcggggcagcggggcgggtCCTGCCGCCGTGGCGCGCGCGGTGGTCACGTGCCGGGGGCGCCGCCGTGCTCACGTGTGTGCGCACGGCATCACGTGGTGCTGgcgatggcggcggcggcgggggagcccggggcggggggcgccgccgAGGAGGCGTTCCTCACCTTCTACAACGAG gtaaaacaaattgaaaaacGTGACTCTGTTTTAACATCAAAAAACCAAATTGACAGGCTGACCCGACCTGGATCTTCCTATTTCAACCTGAACCCTTTTGAG GTACTGCAGATGGATCCTGAAGCCACAGATGAAGAGATAAAGAAAAGATTCCGGCAG TTGTCAATATTGGTGCATCCAGACAAAAATCAAGATGATGCAGATAGAGCCCAGAAGGCGTTTGAAG CTGTAGATAAAGCATACAAGTTGCTGCTAGATCAGGAGCAGAAGAAGAGGGCCTTGGATGTGATACAAGCAGGAAAAGAATATGTGGAACACACT gtgaaagaaaaaaagaagcagttgaagaaagatggaaaaccTCCCACTGTAGAAGAGGATGATCCTGAAGTT TTCAAACAAGCTGTATACAAACAGACGATGAAGCTCTTTGCTGAACTGGAAattaagaggaaagaaagagaagcaaaagaaatgcatgaAAG GAAGcggcagagggaagaggaaattGAGGCACAAGAGAAAGCTAAACGAGAGCGAGAATGGCAGAAGAACTTTGAG GAAAGTCGAGATGGTCGTGTGGACAGCTGGAGAAATTTCCAGGCAAAtacaaaggggaagaaagaaaagaaaaacaggaccTTCCTGAGACCTCCCAAAGTAAAAATGGAGCAGCGTGAATGA